In Bradyrhizobium sp. 195, the sequence CGGCCGCCGCCGATCTCGTCGGCGTCGCCAGGGCGTGCGGCATTAAAGACAGCAAGGCTGTCACGACCATGGCCGAGGTCGAGGCCTTTGCCAAAGCCGCCCACGACGTCTCGGCCGGGCCACGCTTTGCCAATGTGAAGATCGACAGCGCCAGCCTGGAGCGTATTTTGCCAAGCCGGGATGGGACTTACATCCTCAACCGGATCCGCGGCGAGCTCGGCTTCCAGCCCATCTAGGCCGGGCCTGTCGATTCCTGTGGCGCTCACGTCCTGCACGCGACCCGTGCGGGCGGGGCCAATTTCTACTGAATTTACAATGCACTTAGGTTGCGGTGCAACATAGTGCTTGACTTTTTGCGTGGGTGAGTGCTTACTCACCAGCATGAGCTCATTGCGTATGACGAGCGACCTGAGGCGTCAATTGATCCTCGGAGCCGCGAAGCGCTGCTTTTCCCGACATGGCTATACCGGCACCACGACGAAGAGCGTGGCGGCCGCCGCAGCCATTTCCGAGGCGCTGCTGTTCAAGCATTTCCCGTCCAAGGCCGCGCTCTACGCCGAAATCCTCAGCGACGAATGCGAGGCCGATCCGGCCTTCATGGAGCTGCTCGAGCGCGAGCCTTCGACAGCCACCCTGGTCGAGCTGATCCGCGGCATGGTCCAGCATTTCCTGCACATCGCTGATGGTCCCGATCAGGAAGAGGCGCAGCGCCTGCGACTGATGGCCACCAGCCATTTGGATGATGGCGAATTTGCCCGTTTGCTGTATGCCAAGATCGAGACGCTGATCGGGGCGGTCTTCGTCGCCTCGCTCGAACGTGCCGTTGCTAGCGGTGACGCGCGGCTATGCAGTGGCGAACCGCTCAACTTGTTCTGGTTTGCGCATCACACGGTGATGACCGCAGCGCTGACCAGGCTGCCGGCTTCGCCTTGCCTCGTCTACGGCAAGGCTGAAGACCTCGAGCGGCAGCTGTATGAGTTTCTCCTAAGAGGTATCGGACTTAACGACGCCGCAATTGCTTCGCATCTGGGCCACAATCAGGCCGCGGATGCCGGCAGGACGGCGATTGCAGAAAGTGCATGACATGAACATCGTAACCGAACACAAGATTTCGGGCGAACCGATCGACAACAAGGCTCCCAAGCGCCCGGTCAGGCCGGTGCTCTGGTTCGTCATCGTCGGCACGCTGCTCGCGGTGCTTGTTGGCGGCCTCGTCTGGTTCAACAATTTCCGCGGCCAGATGATCAAGCAGTTCTTCGCCAACAACAAGCCGCCGCCGACCGCTGTCAGCGCCGCGGAGGCGAAGTCCGAGGTGGTGCCGAACCTGCTAACCGCAGTCGGCGGCCTCGTCGCCGTGCACCAGGTCGACGTCAGCGCCGACGTCAACGGCCGCGTCACCGAGATCAAGTTCGAGCCGGGCACGCGGGTCGAAGCCGGCACGCCGCTGGTGCAGCTGTTCGACGCGCCGGAGCAGGGCGACCTTGCCAACTACAAGGCCCAGGCGACCGTGGCGCAGTTGTCGCTCGATCGCGCCAAGCAGCTCGCCGCGCGCCAGTTCGGTCCGCAGGCCACCGTCGATAATGCGCAGGCCGCCTATGACCAGGCGCAGGCCGGCATCGCCAAGACCGAGGCGCTAATCTCGCAAAAACTGGTGCGCGCACCTTTCGCCGGCGATCTCGGCGTCCGCAAGGTCGAGGTCGGCCAATATCTGACGGCAGGTACGGCGATCGTGTCGCTGACCGACCTTTCCGAGCTGTGGGCCAACTTCACCGTGACCGAAAAGGATTCCGGCAGCCTCAAGGTCGGGCAGACTGTCCGGCTCAAGGTCGACGCCTATCCGGGCCGCACCTTCGAGGGCAAGATCACCACGATCGAGCCGCAGATCGCGAGCGACACCCGGAATATCCGCGTGCAGGCAACGGTCGCCAATCCGGAGAAG encodes:
- a CDS encoding TetR/AcrR family transcriptional regulator yields the protein MTSDLRRQLILGAAKRCFSRHGYTGTTTKSVAAAAAISEALLFKHFPSKAALYAEILSDECEADPAFMELLEREPSTATLVELIRGMVQHFLHIADGPDQEEAQRLRLMATSHLDDGEFARLLYAKIETLIGAVFVASLERAVASGDARLCSGEPLNLFWFAHHTVMTAALTRLPASPCLVYGKAEDLERQLYEFLLRGIGLNDAAIASHLGHNQAADAGRTAIAESA
- a CDS encoding efflux RND transporter periplasmic adaptor subunit; translation: MNIVTEHKISGEPIDNKAPKRPVRPVLWFVIVGTLLAVLVGGLVWFNNFRGQMIKQFFANNKPPPTAVSAAEAKSEVVPNLLTAVGGLVAVHQVDVSADVNGRVTEIKFEPGTRVEAGTPLVQLFDAPEQGDLANYKAQATVAQLSLDRAKQLAARQFGPQATVDNAQAAYDQAQAGIAKTEALISQKLVRAPFAGDLGVRKVEVGQYLTAGTAIVSLTDLSELWANFTVTEKDSGSLKVGQTVRLKVDAYPGRTFEGKITTIEPQIASDTRNIRVQATVANPEKILKPGMFVTTTVVLPDKPAVITVPETAVDYTLYGDSVFVITEKKEEDGKTSLSAVRTFVQTGSRVEGRVEIIKGLKAGDKVVAVGQLKLQSGAAVSISTDPVPQIPAQPPRY